From a region of the Methyloceanibacter stevinii genome:
- a CDS encoding DM13 domain-containing protein, translating to MWRFIKGFFSGILIGLVLGLGLGIFFFPYLFPPPDAMETLNRNEAGALVAKGTFIHANPSDPVHYGKGDVSVYPKTVFLGQDFEVGPGPDYHVYLVPKADIRSSDDVKDTMYVDLGRLRAFKGSQNYAIPAGVNLKDFPSVVIWCQQFGVLISPADLTFEQGA from the coding sequence ATGTGGCGATTCATCAAAGGATTCTTTTCCGGCATTCTGATCGGGCTGGTGCTGGGCCTCGGCCTCGGCATCTTCTTCTTCCCGTACCTGTTCCCGCCGCCGGACGCGATGGAGACACTCAACCGCAATGAGGCGGGCGCGCTCGTCGCCAAGGGCACGTTCATCCACGCCAATCCGTCAGACCCCGTCCATTACGGCAAAGGCGACGTCAGCGTTTATCCGAAGACGGTGTTTCTCGGCCAAGACTTCGAGGTCGGGCCCGGCCCCGACTATCACGTCTATCTGGTGCCCAAGGCCGATATTCGGTCGTCGGACGACGTGAAGGATACGATGTACGTGGACCTCGGGCGTCTGCGCGCCTTCAAGGGCAGCCAGAACTACGCGATCCCCGCGGGCGTCAACCTCAAGGACTTTCCGTCCGTGGTCATCTGGTGTCAGCAATTCGGTGTGCTGATTTCGCCGGCGGACCTCACGTTCGAACAAGGCGCGTGA
- a CDS encoding usg protein, protein MDQAFANQMAGYSLTTAEILYRLPDHRELLQSYVWQDFDLAPRFPRLSEFLDFWRTSLDGPLYRVRVAHKALISPTEFSFVAGELQVH, encoded by the coding sequence ATGGATCAGGCCTTCGCCAATCAAATGGCTGGGTATTCTCTCACCACGGCCGAAATTCTCTACCGCTTGCCCGACCACCGGGAGCTTCTGCAGAGCTACGTCTGGCAGGATTTCGATCTCGCGCCGCGCTTCCCGCGGCTCTCCGAGTTCCTGGATTTCTGGCGCACCAGTCTGGACGGGCCGCTCTACCGGGTGCGCGTGGCGCACAAGGCGCTGATCTCGCCCACGGAGTTCAGCTTCGTCGCGGGTGAATTACAGGTCCACTAG